One Streptomyces sp. NBC_00223 genomic window carries:
- a CDS encoding SDR family NAD(P)-dependent oxidoreductase produces the protein MAENGTVVRNIVVTGGGTGIGLAISTLFARDGHRVTIVGRRREVLHSAAENLRTERGLDVTPVVCDLADPDDVEAALPYLPARVDVLVNSAGSREPAVGPGSRGVLARWRGDFERNVLTAVLLTESLKDRLTPDGGRVVTVTSVAALRGGGSYGASKAALHAWNHSLAAQLGPQGVTCNIVAPGTVAGTEFFGSRLNEAELTRRAGRTLVGRVGRPDDVAAAVLFLASPEAGFITGEILQCNGGELLGR, from the coding sequence ATGGCAGAGAACGGGACAGTGGTCCGCAATATCGTGGTGACCGGCGGGGGCACGGGCATCGGACTGGCCATCTCGACCCTGTTCGCCCGAGACGGCCATCGTGTCACGATCGTCGGCCGGCGTCGCGAGGTGCTGCACAGCGCCGCGGAGAATCTCAGGACCGAGCGCGGTCTGGACGTCACGCCGGTCGTCTGCGACCTGGCCGACCCCGACGACGTGGAGGCGGCCCTGCCGTATCTGCCCGCCCGGGTCGATGTCCTGGTCAACAGCGCGGGCAGCCGGGAGCCGGCCGTCGGCCCGGGGTCGCGTGGGGTGCTGGCCCGCTGGCGTGGCGACTTCGAGCGGAACGTGCTGACGGCCGTTCTGCTGACCGAGTCCCTCAAGGACCGCCTCACCCCCGACGGCGGCCGGGTGGTGACCGTGACGTCGGTTGCGGCCCTGCGTGGCGGAGGCTCCTACGGTGCCTCCAAGGCCGCCCTGCACGCCTGGAACCACTCGCTGGCGGCGCAGCTCGGCCCCCAGGGCGTGACCTGCAACATCGTGGCCCCCGGGACTGTGGCGGGCACCGAGTTCTTCGGTTCGCGGCTCAATGAGGCGGAATTGACCCGGAGGGCCGGCCGCACCCTGGTGGGCCGGGTCGGCCGCCCCGACGATGTGGCGGCCGCCGTGCTCTTCCTCGCA
- a CDS encoding citrate synthase: protein MSDNSVVLRYENNEYRYPVVNSTVGDNGFDIAKLRADTGLVTLDSGYGNTAAYKSAITFLDGEQGILRYRGYPIEQIAERGTFLETAYLLINGELPTVDQLAEFKGEITQHTLLHEDVKRFYDGFPRDAHPMAMLSSVVSALSTFYQDSHNPFDPEQRHLSTIRLLAKLPTIAAYAYKKSVGQPVVYPRNDLGYVENFLRMTFSVPAEEYELDPVVVSALDKLLILHADHEQNCSTSTVRLVGSSQANQFASISAGISALWGPLHGGANQSVLEMLEGIQADGGDVDSFIRKVKNKEDGVKLMGFGHRVYKNFDPRAKIIKSAAHDVLSALGKSDELLDIALKLEEHALSDDYFVSRKLYPNVDFYTGLIYRAMGFPTSMFTVLFALGRLPGWIAQWHEMIKEPGSRIGRPRQIYTGVVTRDYVPVEGR from the coding sequence GTGAGCGACAACTCTGTAGTACTGCGGTACGAGAACAACGAGTACCGCTACCCGGTTGTAAACAGCACCGTCGGCGACAACGGCTTCGACATCGCCAAGCTGCGCGCCGACACCGGTCTGGTCACCCTGGACAGCGGTTACGGCAACACCGCGGCCTACAAGTCCGCGATCACCTTTCTCGACGGTGAGCAGGGCATCCTGCGCTACCGCGGATACCCGATCGAGCAGATCGCCGAGCGCGGTACGTTCCTGGAGACCGCCTACCTGCTGATCAACGGTGAGCTTCCGACTGTCGACCAGCTTGCGGAATTCAAGGGTGAGATCACGCAGCACACCCTGCTGCACGAGGACGTCAAACGGTTCTACGACGGCTTCCCGCGCGACGCCCATCCGATGGCGATGCTGTCGTCCGTGGTCAGCGCGCTGTCGACGTTCTACCAGGACAGCCACAACCCGTTCGACCCCGAGCAGCGCCACCTGTCCACGATCCGGCTGCTCGCCAAGCTGCCGACCATCGCGGCGTACGCGTACAAGAAGTCCGTCGGTCAGCCGGTGGTCTACCCGCGCAACGACCTCGGCTACGTCGAGAACTTCCTGCGGATGACCTTCTCGGTACCGGCCGAGGAGTACGAGCTCGACCCGGTGGTCGTCAGCGCGCTGGACAAGCTGCTCATCCTGCACGCGGACCACGAGCAGAACTGCTCGACGTCGACCGTACGGCTGGTCGGTTCGTCGCAGGCGAACCAGTTCGCCTCGATCTCGGCCGGTATCAGCGCGCTGTGGGGTCCGCTGCACGGCGGCGCCAACCAGTCGGTGCTGGAGATGCTGGAGGGCATCCAGGCGGACGGCGGCGACGTCGACTCCTTCATCCGCAAGGTGAAGAACAAGGAAGACGGCGTGAAGCTCATGGGCTTCGGGCACCGCGTCTACAAGAACTTCGACCCCCGGGCGAAGATCATCAAGTCGGCGGCGCACGACGTCCTGTCGGCGCTCGGCAAGTCCGACGAGCTGCTCGACATCGCGCTCAAGCTGGAGGAGCATGCGCTCAGCGACGACTACTTCGTGTCGCGCAAGCTCTACCCGAACGTGGACTTCTACACCGGTCTGATCTACCGCGCGATGGGCTTCCCGACCAGCATGTTCACCGTGCTGTTCGCACTGGGCCGACTGCCCGGCTGGATCGCCCAGTGGCACGAGATGATCAAGGAGCCCGGTTCCCGTATCGGCCGTCCGCGGCAGATCTACACCGGTGTCGTCACGCGCGACTACGTGCCGGTCGAGGGCCGCTGA
- the recD2 gene encoding SF1B family DNA helicase RecD2, with protein sequence MGETGLAVLEGVLERITYANEDNGYTVARVDTGRGSEDLLTVVGALLGAQPGESLRMHGRWGSHPQYGKQFTVENYTTVLPATIQGIRRYLGSGLIKGIGPRIAERIVEHFGTSTLDVIESEPKRLVEVPGLGPKRTKLIAAAWEEQKAIKEVMIFLQGVGVSTSIAVRIYKSYGDASISVVKNQPYRLAAEVWGIGFLTADRLAQAVGIPHDSPERVKAGLQYALSQATDSGNCFLPQERLISDSVKLLQVDTGLVIECLGELADEEGVVRENVPAPDGDGEPVKAVYLVPFHRAEISLAAQLLRLLRGPEDRLPAFRDVDWDKALTWLAGTTGTDLAPEQQQAVRLALTEKVAVLTGGPGCGKSFTVRSVVALARAKKAKVVLAAPTGRAAKRLAELTGAEASTVHRLLELKPGGDAAYDKDRPLDADLVVVDEASMLDLLLANKLAKAVPPGAHLLFVGDVDQLPSVGAGEVLRDLLAPGSPVPAVRLTRIFRQAQQSGVVTNAHRINSGVPPITQGLPDFFLFAEEDSEEAGRLTVDVVARRIPARFGLDPRRDVQVLAPMHRGPAGAGVLNGLLQQAVTPARPDLPERRFGGRTFRVGDKVTQIRNNYDKGANGVFNGTVGVVTALDTVEQRLTVRTDEDEEVGYDFDELDELTHAYAVTIHRSQGSEYPAVVIPVTTGAWMMLQRNLLYTAVTRAKKLVVLVGSRRAIGQAVRTVSAGRRFTALDHRLSQGAK encoded by the coding sequence ATGGGGGAGACGGGACTTGCCGTGCTGGAAGGCGTCCTGGAACGGATCACGTATGCCAACGAGGACAACGGCTACACGGTCGCGCGGGTCGACACCGGCCGCGGCTCGGAGGACCTGCTGACGGTCGTCGGCGCGCTGCTCGGCGCTCAGCCGGGTGAATCCCTGCGGATGCACGGCCGTTGGGGATCGCACCCGCAGTACGGCAAGCAGTTCACGGTGGAGAACTACACGACTGTCCTGCCGGCCACGATCCAGGGGATCCGCCGCTACCTGGGATCGGGGCTGATCAAGGGCATCGGCCCGCGGATCGCCGAGCGCATCGTCGAGCACTTCGGCACCAGCACGCTGGACGTCATCGAGAGCGAGCCCAAACGGCTTGTCGAGGTGCCCGGCCTCGGCCCCAAGCGGACAAAGCTGATAGCCGCCGCGTGGGAGGAACAAAAAGCGATCAAGGAGGTGATGATCTTTCTGCAGGGAGTGGGCGTGTCCACGTCCATCGCCGTGCGGATCTACAAGAGTTACGGGGACGCCTCGATCTCCGTGGTGAAGAACCAGCCGTACCGGCTGGCCGCCGAGGTCTGGGGGATCGGCTTCCTGACCGCGGACCGGCTGGCCCAGGCGGTCGGCATACCGCACGACAGCCCGGAGCGGGTCAAGGCGGGGCTCCAGTACGCCCTTTCGCAGGCCACCGACAGCGGCAACTGCTTCCTGCCCCAGGAACGGCTCATCTCCGACTCGGTGAAACTCCTTCAGGTGGACACCGGCCTGGTCATCGAGTGTCTGGGCGAACTCGCCGACGAGGAAGGCGTCGTCCGCGAGAACGTACCGGCGCCCGACGGCGACGGCGAGCCCGTGAAGGCCGTCTACCTGGTGCCGTTCCACCGCGCGGAGATCTCGCTCGCCGCCCAACTGCTGCGCCTGCTGCGTGGCCCGGAGGATCGGCTGCCCGCCTTCCGGGACGTGGACTGGGACAAGGCGCTGACCTGGCTCGCGGGCACCACGGGAACCGACCTCGCGCCCGAGCAGCAGCAGGCGGTACGGCTGGCGCTCACCGAGAAGGTCGCCGTGCTCACCGGCGGACCGGGCTGCGGCAAGTCCTTCACCGTGCGTTCGGTGGTCGCCCTCGCCCGGGCGAAGAAGGCCAAGGTGGTGCTCGCCGCTCCGACCGGCCGCGCGGCCAAGCGGCTGGCCGAGCTGACCGGCGCCGAAGCGTCCACCGTGCACCGGCTGCTGGAGCTCAAGCCGGGCGGTGACGCGGCGTACGACAAGGACCGGCCGCTGGACGCGGATCTGGTGGTGGTCGACGAGGCGTCAATGCTCGACCTGCTGCTCGCGAACAAGCTGGCCAAGGCGGTGCCACCGGGCGCCCATCTGCTGTTCGTCGGGGACGTCGACCAGCTGCCGAGCGTGGGCGCGGGTGAGGTGCTGCGGGACCTGCTCGCACCGGGCAGCCCGGTCCCCGCGGTACGGCTCACCCGGATCTTCCGGCAGGCCCAGCAGTCCGGCGTGGTGACCAACGCGCACCGGATCAACTCCGGCGTGCCGCCCATCACCCAGGGGCTGCCCGACTTCTTCCTCTTCGCCGAGGAGGACTCGGAGGAGGCGGGTCGGCTCACGGTGGACGTGGTGGCCCGGCGGATTCCGGCCAGGTTCGGTCTCGACCCGCGGCGGGACGTGCAGGTCCTGGCTCCGATGCACCGGGGTCCGGCCGGGGCCGGAGTGCTGAACGGGCTGCTTCAGCAGGCCGTCACCCCCGCACGCCCCGATCTGCCCGAGCGCAGGTTCGGCGGCCGTACCTTCCGGGTGGGGGACAAGGTCACCCAGATCAGAAACAACTATGACAAGGGCGCCAACGGCGTCTTCAACGGCACGGTCGGCGTGGTCACCGCACTCGACACCGTCGAGCAGCGGCTGACCGTGCGCACCGACGAGGACGAGGAGGTCGGCTACGACTTCGACGAGCTGGACGAGCTGACCCATGCCTACGCGGTGACGATCCACCGTTCGCAGGGCAGCGAGTATCCGGCGGTAGTGATCCCCGTCACCACGGGCGCCTGGATGATGCTCCAGCGCAACCTGCTCTACACCGCTGTCACCAGGGCAAAGAAGCTGGTCGTACTGGTCGGCTCGCGCCGTGCGATCGGGCAGGCGGTACGCACGGTTTCCGCCGGAAGACGCTTCACGGCTCTCGACCATCGGCTGTCCCAGGGCGCAAAATAG
- a CDS encoding sugar phosphate isomerase/epimerase family protein, which yields MTEDAGAAGTPPDFARLSINQETVKQWSLPELAEGCAAAGVTSVGLWRAPVQEYGVERAARLMRDSGLTVTSLCRGGFFTVADPGLRARALDDNRAAIDEAAGLGTGTLVLVSGGLPEGDRDIAAARERVAEAIGTLAPYAAERGVRLAIEPLHPMYASDRCVISTLGQALDIAECFPPDRVGVVVDTYHLWWDDLAPAGIARAGAGGRIAAFQVADWVTPLPEGVLLGRGQLGDGCVDLRGFRERVDAAGYRGAVEVEIFSPALWARDGGEVVAEIADRYRRHVL from the coding sequence ATGACCGAGGACGCCGGAGCCGCCGGAACACCCCCTGACTTCGCCCGGCTCAGCATCAACCAGGAGACCGTCAAGCAGTGGTCCCTGCCCGAACTCGCCGAGGGCTGCGCGGCTGCCGGGGTCACCTCGGTCGGGCTGTGGCGGGCCCCGGTCCAGGAGTACGGCGTCGAGCGTGCCGCGCGGCTGATGCGGGACAGCGGGCTCACCGTCACATCACTGTGCCGCGGCGGCTTCTTCACCGTGGCCGACCCCGGGCTCCGCGCGCGGGCGCTGGACGACAACCGGGCGGCGATCGACGAGGCGGCCGGCCTGGGGACCGGCACGCTCGTTCTGGTCTCCGGGGGCCTGCCCGAAGGCGACCGTGACATCGCTGCGGCCAGGGAGCGGGTCGCGGAGGCGATCGGAACCCTGGCGCCGTACGCGGCCGAACGCGGGGTGCGTCTCGCGATCGAACCACTGCATCCGATGTACGCCTCCGACCGGTGCGTGATCTCCACTCTCGGCCAGGCCCTGGACATCGCCGAATGCTTCCCCCCGGACCGGGTCGGCGTCGTCGTGGACACCTACCACCTGTGGTGGGACGACCTCGCGCCCGCCGGCATCGCTCGGGCGGGAGCCGGCGGACGGATCGCCGCCTTCCAAGTGGCCGACTGGGTGACGCCGCTGCCCGAAGGCGTGCTGCTGGGCCGTGGACAGCTCGGCGACGGATGTGTGGACCTTCGCGGCTTCCGCGAGCGGGTCGACGCGGCGGGCTATCGCGGCGCGGTGGAGGTGGAGATCTTCAGCCCGGCGTTGTGGGCCCGGGACGGCGGCGAGGTGGTCGCCGAGATCGCCGACCGGTACCGGCGGCACGTCCTTTAA
- a CDS encoding dihydrodipicolinate synthase family protein, with protein sequence MTILLPGASGESHPYVPRSESASFAANPPLRSRVVYSAAHVVADPLRTAADAPVAVDWDATLAFRRHLWAHGLGVAEAMDTAQRGMGLDWAGAAELIRRSSAEASSVGGRIACGVGTDQLTGPAATLAEVTAAYEEQLALVEAAGSQAVLMASRALAAVAKGPDDYLEVYGHLLRQSSDRVILHWLGPMFDPALEGYWGSGDLDTATETFLDVIAAHPDKVDGVKISLLDAEREVELRRRLPAGVRCYTGDDFHYPELIEGDERGFSHALLGIFDPLAPLAAAAVSLLDTGDAAGFRRVLDPTVELSRHLFCPPTRFYKTGVVLLAWLAGHQSHFTMVGGLQSARSLPHLARAYELADRIGLFPDPALAEARMRHLLAVYGVDA encoded by the coding sequence GTGACCATCCTGCTGCCCGGCGCGTCGGGCGAATCGCATCCCTATGTGCCGCGTTCGGAGTCCGCCTCCTTTGCGGCGAATCCGCCGCTGCGCAGCCGGGTGGTGTACTCGGCCGCGCATGTCGTGGCCGATCCGCTGCGGACCGCGGCCGACGCCCCGGTGGCCGTCGACTGGGACGCCACCCTCGCCTTCCGCCGTCATCTGTGGGCCCACGGGCTCGGCGTGGCCGAGGCGATGGACACCGCCCAGCGCGGCATGGGCCTGGACTGGGCCGGGGCCGCCGAACTGATCCGCAGGTCCTCGGCCGAGGCGAGCTCCGTCGGGGGGCGGATCGCGTGCGGTGTCGGCACCGACCAGCTGACCGGTCCGGCGGCCACGCTCGCGGAGGTCACAGCCGCCTACGAGGAGCAGTTGGCGCTTGTGGAAGCTGCCGGGTCCCAGGCCGTCCTGATGGCGTCCCGCGCGCTGGCTGCCGTCGCCAAGGGCCCGGACGACTACCTGGAGGTGTACGGGCACCTACTGCGGCAGTCCTCCGACCGGGTGATCCTGCACTGGCTCGGTCCGATGTTCGACCCGGCCCTGGAGGGGTACTGGGGCAGCGGCGACCTCGACACGGCGACCGAGACCTTCCTCGACGTGATCGCCGCCCATCCGGACAAGGTCGACGGTGTCAAGATCTCGCTGCTGGACGCGGAGCGCGAGGTCGAGCTTCGCCGCCGCCTGCCCGCCGGGGTCCGCTGCTACACCGGCGACGACTTCCACTACCCCGAGCTGATCGAGGGTGACGAGCGCGGCTTCAGCCATGCCCTGCTCGGTATCTTCGACCCGCTCGCGCCCCTGGCGGCGGCGGCTGTCAGCCTCCTCGACACGGGAGACGCCGCGGGATTCCGCCGCGTCCTGGACCCCACCGTCGAACTGTCCCGGCACCTGTTCTGCCCACCGACCCGCTTCTACAAGACCGGTGTCGTGCTGCTGGCCTGGCTGGCCGGTCACCAGTCGCACTTCACCATGGTGGGCGGTCTGCAATCGGCGCGTTCGCTGCCGCATCTGGCGCGCGCGTACGAACTCGCGGACCGTATCGGCCTGTTCCCCGATCCGGCGCTCGCCGAGGCCCGGATGCGCCATCTGCTCGCCGTGTACGGAGTCGACGCATGA
- a CDS encoding Gfo/Idh/MocA family protein has translation MTRRTVRIAMNGVTGRMGYRQHLVRSVLSLREQGGLDLGDGTTLWPEPVLVGRREHALRAIAERHGIERWTTDLDSVLADPSVEIYFDAQVTSARESAVRLAIAAGKHIYCEKPTGTTLDGALELARLATAAGVKHGVVQDKLFLPGLVKLRRLIDGGFFGRILSVRGEFGYWVFEGDWQSAQRPSWNYRAQDGGGIVADMFPHWEYVLHELFGRVRSVQALTATHIPQRWDEQGKPYDATADDAAYGIFELDSGAVAQINSSWAVRVNRDELVEFQVDGTHGSAVAGLRNCRAQHRSTTPKPVWNPDLPVTEPFRDQWQEVPDNAEFDNGFKAQWELFLRHVALDEPWRWDLLAGARGVQLAELGLKSSAEGRRIDVPELSL, from the coding sequence ATGACACGCAGGACAGTGCGGATCGCCATGAACGGCGTCACCGGACGCATGGGATACCGGCAGCACCTGGTCCGTTCTGTCCTGAGCCTGCGGGAACAGGGCGGGCTCGACCTCGGTGACGGCACGACGCTGTGGCCCGAGCCTGTCCTGGTCGGCAGGCGCGAGCACGCACTGCGCGCCATCGCCGAGCGGCACGGCATCGAGCGCTGGACCACCGATCTGGATTCCGTGCTGGCCGACCCGTCCGTCGAGATCTACTTCGACGCGCAGGTCACCTCGGCCCGGGAGTCAGCGGTCCGGCTGGCCATCGCGGCGGGCAAGCACATCTACTGCGAGAAGCCCACCGGCACCACGCTGGACGGCGCCCTGGAACTCGCCCGGCTCGCCACCGCGGCCGGCGTCAAGCACGGTGTGGTGCAGGACAAGCTCTTCCTGCCCGGCCTGGTCAAGCTCCGCCGCCTGATCGACGGCGGCTTCTTCGGCCGCATCCTGTCCGTGCGCGGCGAGTTCGGCTACTGGGTCTTCGAGGGCGATTGGCAGAGCGCCCAGCGCCCTTCGTGGAACTACCGGGCGCAGGACGGCGGCGGCATCGTGGCCGACATGTTCCCGCACTGGGAATACGTGCTCCACGAGCTGTTCGGCCGGGTCCGCAGCGTGCAGGCGCTCACCGCCACCCACATTCCGCAGCGCTGGGACGAGCAGGGCAAGCCGTACGACGCCACGGCGGACGACGCCGCCTACGGGATCTTCGAACTGGACAGCGGCGCCGTGGCGCAGATCAACTCGTCCTGGGCCGTTCGCGTCAATCGCGACGAACTGGTGGAGTTCCAGGTCGACGGCACCCACGGCTCCGCGGTCGCCGGGCTGCGCAACTGCCGGGCCCAGCACCGCTCCACCACCCCCAAACCGGTGTGGAATCCGGATCTGCCCGTCACCGAGCCCTTCCGCGACCAGTGGCAGGAGGTCCCCGACAACGCCGAGTTCGACAACGGCTTCAAGGCGCAGTGGGAGCTGTTCCTCCGGCATGTGGCGCTGGACGAGCCCTGGCGCTGGGACCTTCTGGCCGGAGCTCGTGGGGTGCAGCTCGCCGAACTCGGTCTGAAGTCCTCGGCGGAGGGCCGCCGCATCGATGTGCCGGAGCTGTCGCTGTGA